The genomic stretch GTTCAGTTTCGGGGAAAGGGGGACATGGGGGCCGGTCCTCCCTGGGACCGGAGCAGGTTCGATGGCAGTGGACCACCTGGTGGACCCATCATGGCCATGCACATGTCATgctggaaggaggaaaaagggatCTCTGAGGTGCCTCTAACCTGTAACAGGTTGAATCCAAGGCCCTCATGCCACCTTGCTTCTCCTCCGTGGGGGAGGTGAGTGCACACTGTGGTGTCATATCTGGAATGAATTCTTATGGGTCTGAGGACAAGTGAAAGCAAGCAGACACGGCTTTGAGGActcctgcctgcctgctgggCACTGTCTTTACAGAGCCACATGCCACAGATGGAGGAGAAGCTGAATGAGAGCCCCTGCTCTACTTCcctgaaggaaaggaggaagcccCATGCCATCAGCACGAAGCCCCGCTGGCTCAGGGTGAGTGCAGGTACCAGGGAAACCCAACACCAAGGGCCCAGAGGCAATGCAAAGAATCCCAGGTCCCAAAAAACACACTGCTGCTCCCCTGGTAGCTCTCGGAGACTCCTGGTCCCAGATGAACCTGGAACCCCATCTGCTCCCCAAACATGCCAGCagggcccagcccctgccacgGCCAGACGCAACGTCACTCGCCACTTATTTGGAGGAAGATCAGAAAAGAGGCGTGAGACCATTTCACGTCCCATTCTGTCTAGAATGTATTGGCATTGTTGTACACGTTTCCCCGACGAACGTTCCCAGGGGTCCCGGGTCGCCCGACCATCCTTCCACACCTTCTCCACGTCTGACACACGTTCGTGAGGAGCAGGGAGATTTTTACCCAAAGGACATGGGGCTCATTGCATTATGTCTACTTCTCTGCACTTTGGTGGCCAAGCAACACGCCCCTGGGGCCCCTCCAGATCAGGAGCAAGGGCCTTACCACCTTGACAACATTCTGGAAATGTGACCACTCACCTCACCCATTCAACCCTTCACAAATGTGGGACTGTGACAGGATTCCCTTCTCTTGCCATGTCACAGTGCTGCACTGAACATCCTACATGTCCTATTATCCTGATCCAACCTCTGCCAGGTACTGTCCCTATCTTCGGATCCCCAGAATGGACTGTGCTGTTAGAAATCACAGGGACACTGCTGTTCATGTGGGGAGGTGCCGTGCATACTCATCTAACAATCTGACCTGAGATTCTTTTTCCttggtggttttttaaaaaatatatatatatgaaatttattgccaaattggtttccatacaacacccagtgctcatcccaacacatgccctcctcagtacccatcacccacgctcccctccctcccacccccatcagctctcagtttgttctcagtttttaggagtctcttatgctttggctctctcccactctaagctctttttttttcttcgcCGCCTCCATgtgttcctgttaagtttctcaggatccacaaaagagtggacacatatggtatctgtctttccttgtatggcgtatttcacttagcagaacactctccagttccatccacgttgctacaaagggccatatttcattctttctcattgccacgtagtactccattgtgtatataagccacaatttctttatccacttatcaggtgatggacatttaggctctttccataatttggctattgtggagagtgctgctataaacattggggtacaagtgcccctctgcatcagcactcctgtatcccttgggtaaattcctagcagtgctactgctgggtcatagggtaggtctatttttaattgtttggaacctccacactgttttccagagtggctgcaccagtttgcattcccaccaatagtgcaagagggttcccgtttctccacatcctctccagcatctatagtctcctgatttgttcattttggccactctaactggcgtgacgtgatagctgagtgtggttttgatttgtatttccctgatggggagcgacgttgagcatcttttcatgtgcctgttggccatccggatgtcttccttagagaagtatctactcatgttctctgcccacttcttcagtggattctttgtttctcaggtgtggagtttggtgagctctttatacattttggatactagccctttgtccgatatgtcatttgcaaatatcttttcccaatccattggttgcctttgagttttgttggttgtttcctttgctgtgcagaagctttttattttcatgaggtcccaatagttcattcttgcttttaattctctcGCCTGTGGGGATGTCAGATCGGAGATCCTAACGTGTTCAGCCATTTCCCACCTCTAATTCTCCTGTGAATGCCAACATCCTTCTTCAGACTCTGGGTACCCAGGTCTCACTCTTGCCACAAGTCACTGACGGCTTGGGGGTTTGGTCTGCATTCTGGACCCCAAGCCTCCTGATGTCCATGGTGCTGTGTCTGACTCTGTGTCCCTCCTGTGTTCTACCTCAGGGTATGAACATCTCACCCATGCCCGACAATGAGAACCGTGAGGAAGGGACCATCGAAGGAGGCTGGATGCTACTGGAACAGCGAGTGGAGCACCTGGTACCTGCTTTCCTGGGTAGAGACCCCTCCTACCTTTTACATTCTTGAGCACGTACAGAGCTTTTGCTACCACCCAGCAGGTCCTGGAAATACTGTTTATGAGGTGAGCACCCTGCCCTTCACAGCCCAGGGCGATTCAGCccctgaaagctcggagcctcaGGAAAGTCACCACACGTCCTGGCGTCTCACATTGTTCCTCTGATCCGGGTGGAAACACTCCAGGTCCTCAGTGGGGGCACAGCAGGGAAAGTCACCCTGGCCTGTGGAAAGCTCTGCTGGCAGGGCTGCGTCTCTGCTGGGTCATCTTTGTCCTCTTGCCCATGATCAACTTTCTGCCTCATCCCTCACTGTCGCCAGGTGTTGACTTGGGCTGTTTTCCCATTGGAAAAGGAGATTGGAGGCTCTATCTGTGTGTCTGAGTCCTGGCTCAAACCAGTCAAGGATGCCCAGGGTGAGCAGCACGCCCAGACCCACACCAATATGTGTGATGGAGCTGACTGGGGCCCTATCATTCTTCAAACACGCAGGAAGCCCCACTAGGTGCAGGCACTTCTGTAGGAGCTGACTGGGATCCAATGCGCAGAGCGGACAGTACCCTCCCCTCCAGAGCTCCATTCTAGTCAGCAGCCAGGCACTCTGGATAGGACAAGACGTAGCATCCACAGGACAGCTCATATGATGTCCTTCTGGCCTCCTCCAGATACGGATGCTTCCATTCGGAGGCTGAGGAGGATGGCGGACCCCGGGAGCAGGAGAAACTGTGAGTAGGCTGAGCTCAGGCTGGAGGGCCTTCCTTCTCCAAGAGGGCAGTGCTGAGACTGTGCGTGGGAGGGGCTGCAGGACCCAGCATCCCACACGTCTGAGAGTCCTGTGAGGGGGCAAAGATCTGAGGGCTTCTCCCTGGAAGCAAGGAAAGGGGTTCTGTCCTGTCTGGTAGAGGTAGGGCTGTGGGCACAAGGAGGCAGCAGAGGGCGCCAGAGGACCACGTCAGCCCCTTAGAGAGTCCAACCCCATCCCTTCCCACTCACAGCCTTGCCTAGACCCCCATCAGGGGACCCAGCATAACGGTTTTGGGGAGCATCACGCTCACCACCTTGGGGAACATCCACGGTGCGTGCTTAGCAAGGGTACAGGAGACACAGTGAGGGCTCAAGGAGCACATATCACCCACACGATGGGAGAACGGTGTCAGCGGGACGACACCCACATGTGCACTGAGTGCATGAGGCAGCACAGAGGCACAGGTCGTCACGTTGAAGGCATCAGGAGGGTCCCAGCAAGCCCAGGTAAGAGACAGAGTCCTCTTGTCCCGTATTTGCGCAGATTTTCGTGGAGCGCTAGGGTATGCAGTGAAGGCACTGACTCACCCCGACACCACCCCTCCACTCACGCACGGACTTGAATTCCAGTGGGAGGTAGGCAGCGGGACACAGCGAGGAGTCTGGCTGGCTTCCCCAAGAAGGACAGAGACCACCACATCATTGGTTAAGGGGTTCCCGTCAAACAGAATCTTGACGGTCCCTCTTCAGTGACCAGGTCTCTCGTCGGCGGGACTGCCAAATCACAGGTGGACAACGTACAGAAGCACCCTCTGGGCGTCCAGGAGCAGGAGGCATAGAGGCCAGGTCCCACAGGCCTGTCCTGAGACATCAGCGGGAGGAACACCCCATGGTGATTGTTCTGGCTACTTTTGTATCCCCAGGGCCATCTCCTCcatcctgggcacctggctggatcacAGCCCCGAAGAATTTTTCCGGCCTCCAGACTTCACCAGCTTGAAGCTGCTGCGGGCGTATGTAAGGGCCCACATGCCGGGCTCCGAGCTGCAGCGCCGCGCCCGCCTTCTCTACTCATGGCGGAAACACCGTGAGCCCAATGAGCCAGAGTCTCTGGGCGAGGAGGACTCTGGGTGGGAGATGTGGGCGTGTGGCGGGGACGGGGTATGCCACAGAGAACACGTTTCCTGAGACTGTAGGTGGGCCAGGCGTAGGGACTAGGCTCAGATCACTGTTCCATTAGCCTGCCGTCTGGGTGATTTCCTCCTGGTGGGTTCTTTGACTCAGATGACAATGTCTGCGGGAGAGGTTTCCTGCCATGGAATGGCACTCACGGTGATGACACCTTCTATTCTTGAAGCTTTGGCAGCAGCTCTAGAGCCCCGTCCAGGCGTGCCTCGGGAGGGAGCCCCCGCTATCTCTGGGGTGCCCACTGCAGCCTCGCGGCCCAGGCTGCCTGAAGCCACCAGTTCTCCTGGAGCTCAGCGCGTACGAGAATCGGAGACCCTCACTGCAGCGTCCCCACCAGGGCAGGAGGTACTCCCAGCTCTGGCTGACAGTCAGGAGCTGGAAGAGCCACCTGCCCCTTTGGTGGCCCCAGAGCAtgagcagcccccagccccagccggcGGGGTCACGGAAGGGCTGGAGCAACCACCTCCTGCAGCTGAGCAACCAGCCTCAGCTCCCCAACAGCGGCTCATGTCGGCTGCAGCCCCCCAGGATGAATTCCCTGACCTTGTCGTTGCGTTCTTTGTCAGTTTAGTAGTGGGTATAGAGGTATTTAGTGTCCTTATATACTATTGGTTTGTACTCAAAACATAATTTAAGTTTCAAAAAGTTTACGCTGATCCTGTGAAATTACAACTTCAAGTGTCAGTACGTACATTCGCAGGATTTTACACCCGTGACCTCTATGTActcctagaacatttccatcacagagACACGTGGACTACTAATCACCCACGGCTCATTCCCTCACCCCAGTCTCTGCAACCAGCGATCTCGGTTTCTGCTGCTTTAGCTCCTCTGGGATTTCCatgtgtgtgcaaacacacaaCTTGGCCTGTTGTGTCTGGCTACATGACAGGAGACTGATTAATAATTGCTTAAATATTCAATGGCACTAATATTTTTTATGACAGAGGAACAGTCCTCAAAGAACAAAGATTAGGTGAAGCCCCCACCACTGGCCATGGTGATATCTGTCTAACGTGCATATTATAAAAATGCCCAAATGAAACCGTCAATATGCCATTGACGCTAACCTATTAGGCAATAAAGTATAAAGTTCTGGAAGGTTTCCTACAGGTGACATGTATTCAGTAAAGTGAAGATTTAAACAATGAGGAcaggcaccaaggtggctcaatGGGCGAGTTTCCGAGTCGaatttgcctcaggtcacgatctcatggttcttgagatcaagtcccaagtcaggctctgcaatgacagcttgAAGCCATCCCTGGTCAGGATTCCCCTTCTTGCTCTTTCCAAAAAGATAAATAGGAAACAACAAATACATAcggcaaaataaatgtatattctttgaggaaataatggcCCCCAAGACATGGTGTCATCTTCACACTCCTTTGGCTTTGAGTGCAGCAGGTGACTGTGTTTGTGTTCACGAGTAGTGTGACAGGTTGGGCATCCATCCAGGACTATGGTCTTGTACTATGGGATGTCGCCACAGTGGGCAGGCACAGTCCTGTCCCCTTCTGCATTCTCAGGGGCCACACATCATCCTTTACTCTGCGTCTCCAGAAGCTGAATGACTGGGCCAATTccaatattttctctctcatcaCTGTACACAAGGGCACGTGTGTACCGAAACTCTCCCTTTCTGTAGGAATGGACCATCGAAGGAGGCTGGATGCTATTGGAACAGCGAGTGGAGCACCTGGTACCTGCTTTCCTGGGTAGAGACCCCTGCTACCTTTTACATTCTTGAGCACGTACAGAGCTTTTGCTACCACCCAGCAGGTCCTGGGAATACTGTTTATGAGGTGAGCACCCTGCCCTTCACAGCCCAGGGCGATTCAGCCCCTGAAAGCTAGGAGTCTCAGGAAAGTCACCACACGTCCTGGCGTCTCACATTGTTCCTCTGATCCGGGTGGAAACACTCCAGGTCCTCAGTGGGGGCACAGCAGGGAAAGTCACCCTGGCCTGTGGAAAGCTCTGCTGGCAGGGCTGCGTCTCTGCTGGGTCATCTTTGTCCTCTTGCCCATGATCAACTTTCTGCCTCATCCCTCACTGTCGCCAGGTGTTGACTTGGGCTGTTTTCCCATTGGAAAAGGAGATTGGAGGCTCTATCTGTGTGTCTGAGTCCTGGCTCAAACCAGTCAAGGATGCCCAGGGTGAGCAGCACGCCCAGACCCACACCAATATGTGTGATGGAGCTGACTGGGGCCCTATCATTCTTCAAACACGCAGGAAGCCCCACTAGGTGCAGGCACTTCTGTAGGAGCTGACTGGGATCCAATGCGCAGAGCGGACAGTACCCTCCCCTCCAGAGCTCCATTCTAGTCAGCAGCCAGGGACTCTGGGTAGGACAAGACGTAGCATCCACAGGACAGCTCATATGATGTCCTTCTGGCCTCCTCCAGATACGGATGCTTCCATTCGGAGGCTGAGGAGGATGGCGGACCCCGGGAGCAGGAGAAACTGTGAGTAGGCTGAGCTCAGGCTGGAGGGCCTTCCTTCTCCAAGAGGGCAGTGCTGAGACTGTGCGTGGGAGGGGCTGCAGGACCCAGCATCCCACACGTCTGAGAGTCCTGTGAGGGGGCAAAGATCTGAGGGCTTCTCCCTGGAAGCAAGGAAAGGGGTTCTGTCCTGTCTGGTAGAGGTAGGGCTGTGGGCACAAGGAGGCAGCAGAGGGCGCCAGAGGACCACGTCAGCCCCTTAGAGAGTCCAACCCCATCCCTTCCCACTCACAGCCTTGCCTAGACCCCCATCAGGGGACCCAGCATAACGGTTTTGGGGAGCATCACGCTCACCACCTTGGGGAACATCCACGGTGCGTGCTTAGCAAGGGTACAGGAGACACAGTGAGGGCTCAAGGAGCACATATCACCCACACGATGGGAGAACGGTGTCAGCGGGACGACACCCACATGTGCACTGAGTGCATGAGGCAGCACAGAGGCACAGGTCGTCACGTTGAAGGCATCAGGAGGGTCCCAGCAAGCCCAGGTAAGAGACAGAGTCCTCTTGTCCCGTATTTGCGCAGATTTTCGTGGAGCGCTAGGGTATGCAGTGAAGGCACTGACTCACCCCGACACCACCCCTCCACTCACGCACGGACTTGAATTCCAGTGGGAGGTAGGCAGCGGGACACAGCGAGGAGTCTGGCTGGCTTCCCCAAGAAGGACAGAGACCACCACATCATTGGTTAAGGGGTTCCCGTCAAACAGAATCTTGACGGTCCCTCTTCAGTGACCAGGTCTCTCGTCGGCGGGACTGCCAAATCACAGGTGGACAACGTACAGAAGCACCCTCTGGGCGTCCAGGAGCAGGAGGCATAGAGGCCAGGTCCCACAGGCCTGTCCTGAGACATCAGCGGGAGGAACACCCCATGGTGATTGTTCTGGCTACTTTTGTATCCCCAGGGCCATCTCCTCcatcctgggcacctggctggatcacAGCCCCGAAGAATTTTTCCGGCCTCCAGACTTCACCAGCTTGAAGCTGCTGCGGGCGTATGTAAGGGCCCACATGCCGGGCTCCGAGCTGCAGCGCCGCGCCCGCCTTCTCTACTCATGGCGGAAACACCGTGAGCCCAATGAGCCAGAGTCTCTGGGCGAGGAGGACTCTGGGTGGGAGATGTGGGCGTGTGGCGGGGACGGGGTATGCCACAGAGAACACGTTTCCTGAGACTGTAGGTGGGCCAGGCGTAGGGACTAGGCTCAGATCACTGTTCCATTAGCCTGCCGTCTGGGTGATTTCCTCCTGGTGGGTTCTTTGACTCAGATGACAATGTCTGCGGGAGAGGTTTCCTGCCATGGAATGGCACTCACGGTGATGACACCTTCTATTCTTGAAGCTTTGGCAGCAGCTCTAGAGCCCCGTCCAGGCGTGCCTCGGGAGGGAGCCCCCGCTATCTCTGGGGTGCCCACTGCAGCCTCGCGGCCCAGGCTGCCTGAAGCCACCAGTTCTCCTGGAGCTCAGCGCGTACGAGAATCGGAGACCCTCACTGCAGCGTCCCCACCAGGGCAGGAGGTACTCCCAGCTCTGGCTGACAGTCAGGAGCTGGAAGAGCCACCTGCCCCTTTGGTGGCCCCAGAGCAtgagcagcccccagccccagccggcGGGGTCACGGAAGGGCTGGAGCAACCACCTCCTGCAGCTGAGCAACCAGCCTCAGCTCCCCAACAGCGGCTCATGTCGGCTGCAGCCCCCCAGGATGAATTCCCTGACCTTGTCGTTGCGTTCTTTGTCAGTTTAGTAGTGGGTATAGAGGTATTTAGTGTCCTTATATACTATTGGTTTGTACTCAAAACATAATTTAAGTTTCAAAAAGTTTACGCTGATCCTGTGAAATTACAACTTCAAGTGTCAGTACGTACATTCGCAGGATTTTACACCCGTGACCTCTATGTActcctagaacatttccatcacagagACACGTGGACTACTACTAATCACCCACGGCTCATTCCCTCACCCCAGTCTCTGCAACCAGCGATCTCGGTTTCTGCTGCTTTAGCTCCTCTGGGATTTCTatgtgtgtgcaaacacacaaCTTGGCCTGTTGTGTCTGGCTACATGACAGGAGACTGATTAATAATTGCTTAAATATTCAATGGCACTAATATTTTTTATGACAGAGGAACAGTCCTCAAAGAACAAAGATTAGGTGAAGCCCCCACCACTGGCCATGGTGATATCTGTCTAACGTGCATATTATAAAAATGCCCAAATGAAACCGTCAATATGCCATTGACGCTAACCTATTAGGCAATAAAGTATAAAGTTCTGGAAGGTTTCCTACAGGTGACATGTATTCAGTAAAGTGAAGATTTAAACAATGAGGAcaggcaccaaggtggctcaatGGGCGAGTTTCCGAGTCGaatttgcctcaggtcacgatctcatggttcttgagatcaagtcccaagtcaggctctgcaatgacagcttgAAGCCATCCCTGGTCAGGATTCCCCTTCTTGCTCTTTCCAAAAAGATAAATAGGAAACAACAAATACATAcggcaaaataaatgtatattctttgaggaaataatggcCCCCAAGACATGGTGTCATCTTCACACTCCTTTGGCTTTGAGTGCAGCAGGTGACTGTGTTTGTGTTCACGAGTAGTGTGACAGGTTGGGCATCCATCCAGGACTATGGTCTTGTACTATGGGATGTCGCCACAGTGGGCAGGCACAGTCCTGTCCCCTTCTGCATTCTCAGGGGCCACACATCATCCTTTACTCTGCGTCTCCAGAAGCTGAATGACTGGGCCAATTccaatattttctctctcatcaCTGTACACAAGGGCACGTGTGTACCGAAACTCTCCCTTTCTGTAGGAATGGACCATCGAAGGAGGCTGGATGCTATTGGAACAGCGAGTGGAGCACCTGGTACCTGCTTTCCTGGGTAGAGACCCCTGCTACCTTTTACATTCTTGAGCACGTACAGAGCTTTTGCTACCACCCAGCAGGTCCTGGGAATACTGTTTATGAGGTGAGCACCCTGCCCTTCACAGCCCAGGGCGATTCAGCCCCTGAAAGCTAGGAGTCTCAGGAAAGTCACCACACGTCCTGGCGTCTCACATTGTTCCTCTGATCCGGGTGGAAACACTCCAGGTCCTCAGTGGGGGCACAGCAGGGAAAGTCACCCTGGCCTGTGGAAAGCTCTGCTGGCAGGGCTGCGTCTCTGCTGGGTCATCTTTGTCCTCTTGCCCATGATCAACTTTCTGCCTCATCCCTCACTGTCGCCAGGTGTTGACTTGGGCTGTTTTCCCATTGGAAAAGGAGATTGGAGGCTCTATCTGTGTGTCTGAGTCCTGGCTCAAACCAGTCAAGGATGCCCAGGGTGAGCAGCACGCCCAGACCCACACCAATATGTGTGATGGAGCTGACTGGGGCCCTATCATTCTTCAAACACGCAGGAAGCCCCACTAGGTGCAGGCACTTCTGTAGGAGCTGACTGGGATCCAATGCGCAGAGCGGACAGTACCCTCCCCTCCAGAGCTCCATTCTAGTCAGCAGCCAGGGACTCTGGGTAGGACAAGACGTAGCATCCACAGGACAGCTCATATGATGTCCTTCTGGCCTCCTCCAGATACGGATGCTTCCATTCGGAGGCTGAGGAGGATGGCGGACCCCGGGAGCAGGAGAAACTGTGAGTAGGCTGAGCTCAGGCTGGAGGGCCTTCCTTCTCCAAGAGGGCAGTGCTGAGACTGTGCGTGGGAGGGGCTGCAGGACCCAGCATCCCACACGTCTGAGAGTCCTGTGAGGGGGCAAAGATCTGAGGGCTTCTCCCTGGAAGCAAGGAAAGGGGTTCTGTCCTGTCTGGTAGAGGTAGGGCTGTGGGCACAAGGAGGCAGCAGAGGGCGCCAGAGGACCACGTCAGCCCCTTAGAGAGTCCAACCCCATCCCTTCCCACTCACAGCCTTGCCTAGACCCCCATCAGGGGACCCAGCATAACGGTTTTGGGGAGCATCACGCTCACCACCTTGGGGAACATCCACGGTGCGTGCTTAGCAAGGGTACAGGAGACACAGTGAGGGCTCAAGGAGCACATATCACCCACACGATGGGAGAACGGTGTCAGCGGGACGACACCCACATGTGCACTGAGTGCATGAGGCAGCACAGAGGCACAGGTCGTCACGTTGAAGGCATCAGGAGGGTCCCAGCAAGCCCAGGTAAGAGACAGAGTCCTCTTGTCCCGTATTTGCGCAGATTTTCGTGGAGCGCTAGGGTATGCAGTGAAGGCACTGACTCACCCCGACACCACCCCTCCACTCACGCACGGACTTGAATTCCAGTGGGAGGTAGGCAGCGGGACACAGCGAGGAGTCTGGCTGGCTTCCCCAAGAAGGACAGAGACCACCACATCATTGGTTAAGGGGTTCCCGTCAAACAGAATCTTGACGGTCCCTCTTCAGTGACCAGGTCTCTCGTCGGCGGGACTGCCAAATCACAGGTGGACAACGTACAGAAGCACCCTCTGGGCGTCCAGGAGCAGGAGGCATAGAGGCCAGGTCCCACAGGCCTGTCCTGAGACATCAGCGGGAGGAACACCCCATGGTGATTGTTCTGGCTACTTTTGTATCCCCAGGGCCATCTCCTCcatcctgggcacctggctggatcacAGCCCCGAAGAATTTTTCCGGCCTCCAGACTTCACCAGCTTGAAGCTGCTGCGGGCGTATGTAAGGGCCCACATGCCGGGCTCCGAGCTGCAGCGCCGCGCCCGCCTTCTCTACTCATGGCGGAAACACCGTGAGCCCAATGAGCCAGAGTCTCTGGGCGAGGAGGACTCTGGGTGGGAGATGTGGGCGTGTGGCGGGGACGGGGTATGCCACAGAGAACACGTTTCCTGAGACTGTAGGTGGGCCAGGCGTAGGGACTAGGCTCAGATCACTGTTCCATTAGCCTGCCGTCTGGGTGATTTCCTCCTGGTGGGTTCTTTGACTCAGATGACAATGTCTGCGGGAGAGGTTTCCTGCCATGGAATGGCACTCACGGTGATGACACCTTCTATTCTTGAAGCTTTGGCAGCAGCTCTAGAGCCCCGTCCAGGCGTGCCTCGGGAGGGAGCCCCCGCTATCTCTGGGGTGCCCACTGCAGCCTCGCGGCCCAGGCTGCCTGAAGCCACCAGTTCTCCTGGAGCTCAGCGGGTACGAGAATCGGA from Prionailurus viverrinus isolate Anna chromosome A2, UM_Priviv_1.0, whole genome shotgun sequence encodes the following:
- the LOC125160817 gene encoding ral guanine nucleotide dissociation stimulator-like isoform X3 produces the protein MFSCCFPRYRGSGCQKPQCTGLLRCWRGFLNPRWRCLRMFSGRSHKSHMPQMEDKLNESPCSTSLKERRKPHAIRTKPRWLRGMNISPMPDNENREEGTMEGGWMLLEQRVEHLVPAFLGRDPSYLFTFLRTYRTFATTQQVLEILFMRYGCFHSEAEEDGGPREQEKLAISSILGTWLDHSPEEFFRPPDFTSLKLLRAYVRAHMPGSELQRRARLLYSWRKHPLAAALEPRPGVPREGAPAISGVPTAASRPRLPEATSSPGAQREWTIEGGWMLLEQRVEHLVPAFLGRDPCYLLHS
- the LOC125160817 gene encoding ral guanine nucleotide dissociation stimulator-like isoform X1 — translated: MFSCCFPRYRGSGCQKPQCTGLLRCWRGFLNPRWRCLRMFSGRSHKSHMPQMEDKLNESPCSTSLKERRKPHAIRTKPRWLRGMNISPMPDNENREEGTMEGGWMLLEQRVEHLVPAFLGRDPSYLFTFLRTYRTFATTQQVLEILFMRYGCFHSEAEEDGGPREQEKLAISSILGTWLDHSPEEFFRPPDFTSLKLLRAYVRAHMPGSELQRRARLLYSWRKHPLAAALEPRPGVPREGAPAISGVPTAASRPRLPEATSSPGAQRVRESETLTAASPPGQEVLPALADSQELEEPPAPLVAPEHEQPPAPAGGVTEGLEQPPPAAEQPASAPQQRLMSAAAPQDEFPDLVVAFFVSLVVGIEVFSVLIYYWFVLKT